In Conger conger chromosome 12, fConCon1.1, whole genome shotgun sequence, one DNA window encodes the following:
- the LOC133141909 gene encoding ras-GEF domain-containing family member 1B-A-like isoform X2, with amino-acid sequence MPQTPPFPVAFGSAGFNNNVYQTKEDSYGGLYYHDNNLVSGSLEALIQHLVPNVDYYPDRTYIFTFLLSSRLFLHPYELMSRVCQLCVEHQRLSDPQADKMRLRNIAPKMVQLLSEWTETFPYDFRDERMMRSLKELTHRISCGDEIFRKAVQQMMQALIRKLTTLSQYEELLAKLNATASDRMAALKTKPLSIQRDILSICNDSFAMAQQLTHIELERLSYIGPEEFIQAFVQKDPLDNDKSCFSDRKKASSLQTYVEWFNRLSYLVATEICMPVKKKQRARVIEFFIDVARECFNIGNFNSMMAIISGMNMSPVSRLRKTWGKVKTAKFDILEHQMDPSSNFYNYRTALRGATQRAITANSTREKIVIPFFSLLIKDIYFLNEGCANRLPNGLVNFEKFWELAKQVGDFMAWKQVECPFERDRKVLQYLLTAPVFSEDALFLASYESEGPENNMEKDSWKSLRSTLLSRV; translated from the exons ATGCCGCAAACACCACCATTTCCGGTCGCGTTTGGCAGTGCCGGATTTAACAACAATGTTTACCAAACAAAGGAAGACAGTTATGGTGGCCTGTATTACCATGACAACAACCTTGTATCAGGGTCCCTGGAAGCTCTCATTCAGCACTTAGTGCCCAATGTGGATTACTACCCAGAT AGAACGTACATTTTCACCTTCCTGCTCAGCTCCCGCCTCTTCCTGCACCCGTATGAGCTCATGTCCAGAGTGTGCCAGCTGTGCGTGGAGCACCAGAGACTCAGCGACCCTCAGGCAGATAAG ATGAGACTGAGGAACATTGCCCCGAAGATGGTGCAGCTGCTGAGCGAGTGGACGGAGACGTTCCCCTACGACTTCAGGGATGAGCGCATGATGCGCAGTCTGAAGGAGCTCACCCATCGCATCTCCTGCGGAGATGAG ATTTTTCGGAAGGCCGTCCAGCAGATGATGCAGGCCCTGATCCGCAAGCTGACCACGCTCAGCCAGTACGAGGAGCTGCTGGCCAAGCTGAACGCCACGGCGTCAGACAGGATGGCCGCACTGAAGACCAAGCCCCTGTCCATCCAGAGGGACATCCTGAGCATCTGCAACGACTCCTTCGCTATGGCCCAGCAGCTCACTCACATAGAGCTG GAGCGACTAAGTTACATCGGCCCTGAGGAATTCATCCAGGCTTTTGTTCAGAAAGACCCTCTGGATAATGATAAG AGTTGCTTCAGCGATCGCAAGAAGGCGAGCAGCCTGCAGACGTACGTGGAGTGGTTCAACAGACTCAGCTATCTGGTGGCCACGGAGATCTGCATG CCGGTGAAGAAGAAGCAGAGAGCACGGGTCATCGAGTTCTTCATCGACGTGGCGCGGGAATGCTTCAACATTGGAAACTTCAATTCTATGATGGCCATTATTT CTGGCATGAACATGAGTCCCGTGTCCCGGCTGAGGAAGACCTGGGGCAAGGTGAAAACGGCCAAGTTTGATATCCTGGAG CACCAAATGGACCCTTCCAGCAATTTCTACAACTACCGCACTGCGCTGCGTGGAGCCACACAGCGAGCCATAACGGCTAACAGCACCAGAGAGAAG ATTGTCATCCCATTCTTCAGCTTGTTGATCAAGGATATTTACTTCCTCAATGAAGGATGTGCCAATCGGCTACCGAACGGACTTGTTAATTTTGAA AAATTCTGGGAACTGGCCAAGCAGGTAGGCGACTTCATGGCCTGGAAGCAGGTGGAGTGCCCCTTCGAGAGGGACCGCAAGGTCCTGCAGTATCTCCTCACTGCACCCGTCTTCAGCGAGGATG ccctgttcctggCCTCCTACGAGAGCGAGGGACCAGAGAACAATATGGAGAAGGACAGCTGGAAGTCTCTGAG GTCTACTCTACTAAGTAGAGTATAA
- the LOC133141909 gene encoding ras-GEF domain-containing family member 1B-like isoform X1, translating into MGALCQLPCEWAKRRAELLRLNRYTRRQENMPQTPPFPVAFGSAGFNNNVYQTKEDSYGGLYYHDNNLVSGSLEALIQHLVPNVDYYPDRTYIFTFLLSSRLFLHPYELMSRVCQLCVEHQRLSDPQADKMRLRNIAPKMVQLLSEWTETFPYDFRDERMMRSLKELTHRISCGDEIFRKAVQQMMQALIRKLTTLSQYEELLAKLNATASDRMAALKTKPLSIQRDILSICNDSFAMAQQLTHIELERLSYIGPEEFIQAFVQKDPLDNDKSCFSDRKKASSLQTYVEWFNRLSYLVATEICMPVKKKQRARVIEFFIDVARECFNIGNFNSMMAIISGMNMSPVSRLRKTWGKVKTAKFDILEHQMDPSSNFYNYRTALRGATQRAITANSTREKIVIPFFSLLIKDIYFLNEGCANRLPNGLVNFEKFWELAKQVGDFMAWKQVECPFERDRKVLQYLLTAPVFSEDALFLASYESEGPENNMEKDSWKSLRSTLLSRV; encoded by the exons ATGGGTGCATTGTGTCAACTCCCGTGTGAGTGGGCGAAGAGACGGGCAGAATTACTGCGGTTAAACCGCTACACGAGAAGG CAGGAAAACATGCCGCAAACACCACCATTTCCGGTCGCGTTTGGCAGTGCCGGATTTAACAACAATGTTTACCAAACAAAGGAAGACAGTTATGGTGGCCTGTATTACCATGACAACAACCTTGTATCAGGGTCCCTGGAAGCTCTCATTCAGCACTTAGTGCCCAATGTGGATTACTACCCAGAT AGAACGTACATTTTCACCTTCCTGCTCAGCTCCCGCCTCTTCCTGCACCCGTATGAGCTCATGTCCAGAGTGTGCCAGCTGTGCGTGGAGCACCAGAGACTCAGCGACCCTCAGGCAGATAAG ATGAGACTGAGGAACATTGCCCCGAAGATGGTGCAGCTGCTGAGCGAGTGGACGGAGACGTTCCCCTACGACTTCAGGGATGAGCGCATGATGCGCAGTCTGAAGGAGCTCACCCATCGCATCTCCTGCGGAGATGAG ATTTTTCGGAAGGCCGTCCAGCAGATGATGCAGGCCCTGATCCGCAAGCTGACCACGCTCAGCCAGTACGAGGAGCTGCTGGCCAAGCTGAACGCCACGGCGTCAGACAGGATGGCCGCACTGAAGACCAAGCCCCTGTCCATCCAGAGGGACATCCTGAGCATCTGCAACGACTCCTTCGCTATGGCCCAGCAGCTCACTCACATAGAGCTG GAGCGACTAAGTTACATCGGCCCTGAGGAATTCATCCAGGCTTTTGTTCAGAAAGACCCTCTGGATAATGATAAG AGTTGCTTCAGCGATCGCAAGAAGGCGAGCAGCCTGCAGACGTACGTGGAGTGGTTCAACAGACTCAGCTATCTGGTGGCCACGGAGATCTGCATG CCGGTGAAGAAGAAGCAGAGAGCACGGGTCATCGAGTTCTTCATCGACGTGGCGCGGGAATGCTTCAACATTGGAAACTTCAATTCTATGATGGCCATTATTT CTGGCATGAACATGAGTCCCGTGTCCCGGCTGAGGAAGACCTGGGGCAAGGTGAAAACGGCCAAGTTTGATATCCTGGAG CACCAAATGGACCCTTCCAGCAATTTCTACAACTACCGCACTGCGCTGCGTGGAGCCACACAGCGAGCCATAACGGCTAACAGCACCAGAGAGAAG ATTGTCATCCCATTCTTCAGCTTGTTGATCAAGGATATTTACTTCCTCAATGAAGGATGTGCCAATCGGCTACCGAACGGACTTGTTAATTTTGAA AAATTCTGGGAACTGGCCAAGCAGGTAGGCGACTTCATGGCCTGGAAGCAGGTGGAGTGCCCCTTCGAGAGGGACCGCAAGGTCCTGCAGTATCTCCTCACTGCACCCGTCTTCAGCGAGGATG ccctgttcctggCCTCCTACGAGAGCGAGGGACCAGAGAACAATATGGAGAAGGACAGCTGGAAGTCTCTGAG GTCTACTCTACTAAGTAGAGTATAA